One genomic segment of Hymenobacter psoromatis includes these proteins:
- a CDS encoding TerC family protein, whose protein sequence is MRTEKAQRYRMQATPLFWILFNLLIIGLLLLDLLVFNRRAHAVGMREALGWSAFWIALSLSFNFLVYRMMGHAAGLQWLTGYLIEKALSVDNLFVFLLLFTYFKVPAEYQHRILFWGVLGALVLRGVFIVAGAALLAKFHFLLYILGAFLVYTGARMALSGDGEPEIDPSGNIVVRFLSRHLPITRQLDGGRFFTRREGVRFATPLLVVLVMIETTDVVFAADSIPAILAITRDTFIVYTSNVFALLGLRALYFALARLMVLFHYLHYGLALILIFIGGKLLTESFLREHFNFELSVPVSLGVVGALLLGAVVASLLRPKNNA, encoded by the coding sequence TTGCGTACTGAGAAAGCACAACGCTACCGGATGCAAGCCACTCCCCTTTTCTGGATTCTATTTAACCTGTTGATAATCGGGCTCTTGTTGCTCGATTTATTGGTATTTAATCGCCGGGCACACGCCGTGGGCATGCGCGAGGCACTGGGCTGGAGCGCTTTTTGGATAGCGCTCTCGCTGAGCTTTAATTTTCTGGTATACCGCATGATGGGCCACGCGGCCGGCCTGCAATGGCTGACGGGCTACCTCATCGAAAAGGCGCTGAGCGTGGACAACCTGTTCGTGTTCCTACTCCTTTTCACCTACTTTAAGGTGCCGGCCGAGTACCAGCACCGCATCCTGTTCTGGGGCGTGCTGGGGGCGCTGGTGCTGCGGGGCGTGTTCATCGTGGCCGGGGCGGCGCTGCTGGCCAAGTTTCACTTTCTACTCTATATTCTGGGCGCATTTTTGGTGTATACGGGGGCGCGCATGGCGCTCAGCGGCGACGGCGAGCCCGAAATTGACCCGAGCGGCAATATTGTCGTGCGGTTTTTGAGCCGGCACCTGCCCATTACGCGGCAGCTCGACGGGGGCCGGTTTTTTACCCGGCGCGAAGGCGTGCGCTTCGCTACCCCCTTGCTGGTGGTGCTAGTCATGATTGAGACGACTGACGTGGTTTTTGCCGCCGACTCGATTCCGGCCATCCTGGCCATCACCCGCGATACGTTTATCGTGTACACCTCCAACGTATTTGCGCTGCTGGGCCTGCGGGCGCTGTATTTCGCCCTGGCGCGCCTCATGGTGCTCTTTCACTACCTGCACTACGGGTTGGCGCTCATTCTAATTTTTATCGGCGGTAAATTGTTGACAGAAAGTTTTTTACGCGAACACTTCAACTTTGAGCTATCCGTGCCGGTTTCCCTGGGCGTGGTGGGCGCGCTGCTGCTGGGCGCGGTAGTCGCCTCGCTGCTACGGCCGAAAAATAATGCATAA
- a CDS encoding polyprenol monophosphomannose synthase — protein MAAGLVLIPTYNERDNVELVIRAVLGLPKEFHVLIIDDGSPDGTGAVVRGLLPAFGGRLFLEERAGKQGLGTAYIFGFRWALARGYDFVFEMDADFSHNPQDLLRLYDTCAVQGYDLAIGSRYSDGVNVVNWPMSRVLMSYFASKYVRFVTGMPIHDATAGFKCYSARVLRAIDLSRIHFVGYAFQIEMKWLAYCLGFRLKEVPIIFTDRTRGQSKMSKGIFREALVGVVQMKLSSWVHPPRRTDTAPQGQPSVSLG, from the coding sequence GTGGCTGCCGGCTTAGTTTTAATACCGACGTACAACGAGCGGGATAACGTGGAGCTTGTTATTCGGGCAGTACTGGGACTGCCGAAAGAGTTTCACGTCCTGATAATTGACGACGGCTCGCCCGACGGCACGGGCGCGGTTGTGCGCGGGCTATTGCCAGCGTTTGGGGGCCGGCTCTTTCTGGAGGAGCGGGCTGGTAAGCAGGGCCTGGGCACGGCCTATATTTTTGGCTTTCGCTGGGCGCTGGCGCGAGGCTACGATTTTGTGTTTGAGATGGATGCCGACTTTTCGCACAACCCCCAGGACCTGCTGCGCCTCTACGACACCTGCGCCGTGCAGGGCTACGACCTGGCCATCGGCTCGCGCTACAGCGACGGCGTAAACGTGGTGAACTGGCCCATGAGCCGGGTGCTAATGTCGTATTTCGCCTCCAAATACGTGCGCTTCGTGACCGGAATGCCCATTCACGATGCCACGGCGGGCTTCAAGTGCTACTCGGCGCGGGTGCTGCGGGCCATCGACCTGAGCCGGATTCACTTCGTGGGCTACGCTTTCCAGATTGAGATGAAGTGGCTGGCCTACTGCCTGGGTTTCCGGCTGAAGGAAGTGCCGATTATCTTCACCGACCGCACGCGGGGGCAGTCCAAGATGTCGAAAGGCATCTTCCGGGAGGCGTTGGTAGGGGTAGTGCAAATGAAGCTCAGCAGCTGGGTGCACCCGCCGCGCCGCACCGATACCGCACCGCAGGGCCAACCAAGCGTGAGCCTAGGATAA
- a CDS encoding D-glycero-alpha-D-manno-heptose-1,7-bisphosphate 7-phosphatase produces the protein MNRAIFLDRDGVLNEEMGDYVWTPARFRICPGVPESLARLKAAGYYLIVITNQAGIAKRLYTSADVRACHEILQQACDYQLDALYFAASHPSVSESILRKPDSGMLEKAVARFRLDPACCWLVGDRARDLEAGARLGVPGILVGYAEPLTYAPRAADLRAATKIILQ, from the coding sequence ATGAACCGCGCCATTTTTCTGGACCGCGACGGCGTACTGAACGAGGAAATGGGCGATTACGTCTGGACGCCCGCGCGCTTCCGCATCTGCCCCGGCGTGCCCGAGAGCCTGGCCCGCCTCAAGGCCGCCGGCTATTATTTAATCGTCATCACCAACCAGGCCGGCATTGCTAAAAGGCTTTATACGAGCGCCGACGTGCGGGCCTGCCACGAGATTCTGCAGCAAGCCTGCGATTATCAGCTCGATGCGCTGTATTTCGCCGCCAGCCATCCCTCCGTCAGCGAGTCCATCTTGCGCAAGCCCGACTCCGGGATGCTCGAAAAAGCGGTGGCCCGCTTTCGTCTCGACCCGGCCTGCTGCTGGCTGGTAGGCGACCGCGCCCGCGACCTCGAAGCTGGGGCCCGGCTCGGCGTGCCCGGCATCCTGGTGGGCTATGCCGAGCCGTTGACCTATGCCCCCCGCGCCGCCGACTTGCGGGCGGCAACGAAAATAATTTTGCAGTAG
- a CDS encoding DUF922 domain-containing protein, whose translation MRFLSAIILVVSLLSIKTAFAQAAVPLPAGSIRWSAGRPLRVTDFQGRPRPGQTHAALTSANINTGAICRDNIFVGTAQASFTPTASWVRDPARLTPALLRHEQLHFDIAEVYARRLRQQLAALRLPCNQLGDRFNRLSQAAYAAWQKAEDDYDLDTNHGLQHERQAQWEAQVHQQLLDLADFAEEDA comes from the coding sequence ATGCGCTTTCTTTCGGCAATTATTTTAGTAGTAAGCTTATTATCCATTAAAACAGCGTTCGCGCAGGCTGCCGTGCCGCTGCCGGCGGGGTCCATTCGCTGGTCGGCTGGCCGGCCACTGCGGGTGACCGACTTTCAGGGCCGGCCCCGGCCCGGCCAAACGCACGCCGCCCTCACTTCGGCCAATATCAACACCGGGGCCATTTGCCGCGATAATATTTTCGTGGGCACTGCGCAGGCAAGCTTTACCCCGACTGCCTCCTGGGTGCGCGACCCGGCCCGCCTGACACCCGCGCTGCTGCGCCACGAGCAGCTGCACTTCGACATCGCGGAAGTGTACGCGCGCCGCCTGCGCCAGCAGCTGGCCGCCCTGCGCCTGCCCTGCAACCAGCTCGGCGACCGCTTCAACCGCCTCAGCCAGGCGGCCTACGCGGCCTGGCAGAAGGCAGAGGACGACTACGACCTCGACACCAACCACGGCCTGCAGCACGAGCGCCAGGCGCAGTGGGAAGCCCAGGTGCACCAGCAGCTGCTGGACCTGGCCGACTTTGCCGAAGAAGACGCCTGA
- the egtD gene encoding L-histidine N(alpha)-methyltransferase, protein MNHLAEHLAAGFAQVPKTLSSKYFYDAAGSRLFQQIMGLPEYYPTRTELAIFRAQGAAIGRALAAGAAAGQPLDVVELGAGDGLKTKLLLRELLGQTLSIIYVPVDISASALEELVASLRQELPALPTAPLAAEYGAALTALAERPEAKAVLFLGSNIGNFAPAEQAEFLRALARPLTPADRLLVGFDLRKDPRRIRAAYDDAQGVTAEFNFNLLRRLNAEAGANFDLAQWQHFPDYDPSTGAMRSWLVSRRAQTVQVAALAGQTFEIAAWEAIQTESSYKFTLPQITELAATAGLRVVEVFQDEAGDFADVVLAVEG, encoded by the coding sequence TTGAATCACCTTGCCGAACACTTGGCCGCGGGCTTTGCCCAGGTGCCGAAAACGCTTTCTTCCAAGTATTTCTACGATGCAGCGGGCAGTCGGCTTTTCCAGCAGATAATGGGGCTGCCGGAGTACTACCCCACCCGCACAGAGCTGGCTATTTTTCGGGCGCAGGGCGCGGCTATTGGGCGGGCGCTGGCGGCAGGTGCGGCGGCCGGGCAGCCACTGGACGTGGTAGAGCTGGGCGCGGGCGATGGCCTAAAAACCAAGCTATTGCTACGCGAATTACTGGGCCAAACCCTATCCATCATTTACGTACCAGTGGATATTTCGGCCTCGGCTTTAGAGGAGCTGGTGGCCTCGCTACGGCAGGAGCTGCCGGCCCTGCCCACCGCGCCGCTGGCCGCCGAGTACGGGGCCGCGCTCACGGCCCTGGCCGAGCGGCCCGAAGCTAAGGCGGTGCTCTTTCTGGGCTCGAACATCGGCAACTTCGCGCCGGCCGAGCAGGCGGAGTTTCTGCGGGCGCTGGCCCGGCCGCTCACGCCCGCCGACCGCCTGCTGGTGGGCTTCGACCTGCGCAAGGACCCACGCCGCATCCGGGCAGCCTACGACGATGCGCAAGGCGTCACGGCCGAGTTTAATTTTAACCTGCTGCGCCGACTCAATGCCGAGGCCGGAGCCAACTTTGACCTGGCACAGTGGCAGCACTTTCCCGATTACGACCCCAGCACCGGGGCTATGCGCTCGTGGCTGGTGAGCCGCCGCGCCCAGACCGTGCAGGTAGCCGCGCTGGCCGGCCAAACCTTCGAAATAGCCGCCTGGGAGGCCATTCAGACCGAAAGCTCTTATAAATTTACCCTCCCCCAGATAACTGAATTGGCCGCTACGGCGGGCCTGCGGGTGGTCGAGGTTTTCCAGGACGAGGCCGGCGACTTTGCCGATGTGGTGCTGGCGGTGGAGGGGTAG
- a CDS encoding MATE family efflux transporter yields the protein MKSHLRPTILLAYPVVLSQLGHILVGVTDSVLVGHLGKLPLDAVGMGVSTTSLLLVLGLGISMGAVPRVAAANGRGDDEALGRLLVGTVWVNMLVGTLLAALSQLLPLALPHLGQSAEVVALATPWVRLVGLSLLPLMVFQGFREWAEGLGLTRQAMQLSIAANVLNALLCYALIFGHFGAPKMGLMGSAWATLISRLGMALLMAQFVLRNRELGPKRPAVAAAWLRPGLAELRGQLALGLPIGMQMMLEVGAFSLSFLMIGWLGTTPQAAHQIAINVASVTYMAATGIAAAATIRVGNLRGSGDLVGARQAGFAAYWLAFGFMSAMGLLLVAFRHFIPPFYNTDPAVVAQAATLLAIAAAFQVSDGLQVVGLGALRGLEDVKIPSVVALLAYWALALPLGYGLGFGLKLGAPGVWLGLLTGLTVVAGVLLRRFRRLSAPGSAGPAAETPAEDFAHAEEMAILGQPAG from the coding sequence GTGAAATCCCACCTCCGCCCGACTATTCTTTTGGCCTACCCCGTGGTGCTGAGCCAGCTCGGCCACATTCTGGTGGGCGTGACCGACTCGGTGCTGGTGGGGCATTTGGGCAAGCTGCCGCTCGATGCGGTGGGTATGGGCGTGAGCACTACTTCCTTGCTGCTGGTGCTGGGGCTGGGCATTAGCATGGGGGCGGTGCCGCGGGTGGCGGCCGCCAATGGGCGCGGCGACGACGAGGCGCTGGGCCGCCTGCTGGTGGGCACGGTATGGGTTAACATGCTGGTAGGCACGCTGCTGGCCGCCCTGAGCCAGCTGCTGCCACTGGCCCTACCCCACCTGGGGCAATCGGCCGAAGTGGTGGCGCTGGCCACGCCCTGGGTGCGGTTGGTGGGCCTGTCGCTGCTGCCGCTGATGGTGTTTCAGGGCTTCCGGGAGTGGGCCGAGGGGCTGGGGCTCACCCGCCAGGCCATGCAACTCTCCATCGCGGCCAACGTGCTGAACGCACTGCTGTGCTATGCGCTCATCTTCGGGCACTTTGGCGCGCCAAAGATGGGGCTGATGGGCTCGGCCTGGGCTACGCTCATCTCGCGCCTGGGCATGGCGCTGCTGATGGCGCAGTTCGTGCTGCGCAACCGCGAGCTTGGCCCCAAGCGCCCGGCCGTGGCGGCGGCCTGGCTGCGGCCTGGCCTGGCCGAGCTGCGTGGCCAGCTGGCGCTGGGCCTACCCATCGGCATGCAGATGATGCTGGAAGTGGGCGCGTTCAGCCTGTCATTTTTGATGATTGGCTGGCTGGGCACTACGCCCCAGGCGGCGCACCAGATTGCGATTAATGTGGCTTCGGTGACGTACATGGCGGCCACGGGCATCGCGGCGGCAGCCACCATTCGGGTGGGTAACCTGCGCGGCAGCGGCGACTTGGTGGGGGCGCGACAGGCCGGTTTTGCGGCCTACTGGCTGGCGTTTGGGTTTATGAGCGCGATGGGGCTGCTGCTGGTAGCGTTTCGCCATTTTATTCCACCATTTTATAATACCGACCCGGCCGTAGTGGCGCAAGCGGCCACGCTGCTGGCCATCGCGGCGGCGTTCCAGGTGTCGGATGGCCTGCAAGTAGTGGGCCTGGGCGCGCTGCGGGGCCTGGAAGACGTAAAAATCCCTTCGGTGGTGGCCCTGCTGGCTTATTGGGCGCTGGCCCTACCCCTGGGCTACGGCCTGGGCTTTGGGCTGAAGCTGGGCGCGCCGGGCGTGTGGCTGGGGCTGCTCACGGGCCTCACGGTGGTGGCGGGCGTGCTACTGCGCCGCTTTCGCCGCCTGAGCGCGCCGGGCAGCGCGGGCCCGGCCGCAGAAACCCCGGCCGAAGATTTCGCCCACGCCGAGGAGATGGCCATTCTGGGCCAGCCGGCCGGCTAA
- a CDS encoding tRNA-binding protein, which produces MLTWDEFARVDIRVGTIVEAREFARAHRPAYQLVLDFGPEIGLKKSSAQLTRHYSPATLAGRQVLAVVNFPPKQIGPFRSEVLVLAAPDAAGHPVLLAVAGPVPNGSRVH; this is translated from the coding sequence ATGCTGACCTGGGACGAGTTTGCGCGCGTTGATATTCGGGTGGGCACCATCGTGGAGGCGCGCGAATTTGCGCGGGCCCACCGCCCGGCTTACCAGCTGGTACTGGATTTTGGGCCCGAAATCGGTCTCAAAAAATCGAGTGCCCAGCTCACGCGCCACTACTCCCCGGCCACGCTGGCGGGGCGGCAGGTGCTGGCCGTGGTCAATTTTCCACCCAAGCAAATCGGCCCGTTTCGCTCCGAAGTGCTGGTGCTGGCCGCACCCGATGCCGCCGGCCACCCGGTGCTGCTGGCGGTGGCCGGCCCCGTGCCCAACGGCAGCCGGGTGCACTAG
- the hemG gene encoding protoporphyrinogen oxidase, producing the protein MRIAIIGGGLTGLTLAYYLQKAGVAYDLFEASERAGGNLHSPYPLAGYQLEAGPNSLLLSPELEELLTELGLADQIQEAAPVSQHRYVLRGGQYRALPASPPALLASSFFSWKTKLRLLGELLRRPTPPVPGETVAAFFARHFGPEVVQYAVNPFVAGIYAGDPTELLLSLTFPQLAALEARHGSLLRGLAKGPKATRRRTITLRGGVQTLTDALAARLSSYHSGAAVSAIKQLAINKYQVASSKQPTASNTTYTNIALALPAYAAAELLRPLHPAAAAALAAVPYPPLTLVYSAYDRAAVGHPLAGFGALNPRVEGTYSAGSIWTSSLFPDRVPAGQVLFTSFVGGSQFARQAQEPEAAQLAAVDAELRRLYAISEAPRWQGRYYWARSIPQFGAHLAAARAAVAPLAAQGIVAVANWQAGVSVPDCVKYARQVAEKMGNEEGRSSC; encoded by the coding sequence ATGCGCATTGCTATTATCGGCGGGGGCCTTACGGGGCTCACGCTGGCTTACTATCTGCAAAAAGCCGGCGTGGCCTACGACCTGTTTGAGGCCAGCGAGCGGGCGGGTGGCAACCTGCACTCGCCCTACCCCCTTGCCGGCTACCAGCTCGAAGCCGGCCCCAACTCCTTGCTGCTCAGCCCCGAGCTTGAAGAACTACTGACCGAGCTGGGCCTGGCCGACCAGATTCAGGAAGCGGCCCCGGTGAGCCAGCACCGCTACGTGCTGCGCGGGGGCCAGTACCGGGCGCTGCCGGCTTCGCCGCCGGCGCTGCTGGCCAGCTCTTTTTTTAGCTGGAAAACCAAGCTGCGGCTACTGGGCGAGTTGCTGCGCCGCCCTACCCCCCCCGTGCCGGGCGAAACGGTGGCCGCGTTTTTTGCGCGTCACTTCGGGCCCGAAGTGGTGCAGTACGCCGTGAACCCGTTCGTGGCGGGTATTTACGCCGGCGACCCGACCGAGCTGCTGCTTTCGCTCACGTTTCCGCAGCTGGCGGCCCTGGAGGCGCGGCACGGCTCGCTGCTGCGCGGCTTGGCCAAAGGCCCCAAAGCCACCCGCCGCCGCACCATTACGCTGCGCGGCGGTGTGCAAACGCTGACCGATGCGCTGGCCGCCCGGCTCAGCAGCTACCATTCAGGCGCGGCTGTCAGCGCGATTAAGCAACTGGCAATCAACAAGTATCAAGTAGCAAGTAGCAAGCAACCAACAGCGAGCAACACTACTTACACCAACATCGCCCTGGCGCTGCCCGCCTACGCGGCGGCCGAGCTGCTGCGGCCGCTGCACCCGGCGGCGGCGGCGGCGCTGGCGGCCGTGCCCTACCCCCCCCTGACGCTCGTGTACTCGGCCTACGACCGGGCGGCCGTGGGGCACCCGCTGGCGGGCTTCGGGGCGCTGAATCCGCGGGTGGAGGGCACGTATTCGGCGGGCTCCATCTGGACCAGCTCGCTATTCCCGGACCGGGTGCCGGCCGGGCAGGTGCTGTTTACCAGCTTTGTGGGAGGTAGCCAGTTTGCGCGGCAGGCCCAAGAGCCGGAAGCCGCGCAGCTGGCGGCCGTGGATGCGGAGCTGCGCCGCCTCTACGCTATTAGCGAAGCGCCGCGCTGGCAGGGGCGCTACTACTGGGCGCGCAGCATTCCGCAGTTTGGCGCGCACCTGGCGGCGGCGCGGGCGGCCGTGGCCCCGCTGGCGGCGCAGGGCATCGTGGCGGTGGCCAACTGGCAGGCCGGCGTGAGCGTGCCCGACTGCGTGAAGTACGCCCGGCAGGTAGCGGAAAAAATGGGGAACGAGGAGGGAAGAAGTAGCTGTTGA